From one Bacillus clarus genomic stretch:
- a CDS encoding AbrB/MazE/SpoVT family DNA-binding domain-containing protein → MKSTGINRKVDELGRVVIPKELRDTLGIKEKSPLEIFVEGETIILQKYEPGDVCVVTGEVSNRNRSLANGKITLSPEGAELLINELQQYLVK, encoded by the coding sequence ATGAAATCAACAGGTATAAATCGAAAAGTAGATGAATTAGGGCGTGTGGTAATTCCAAAAGAATTAAGGGATACACTAGGGATTAAGGAGAAATCTCCTTTAGAGATCTTTGTAGAGGGTGAAACGATCATTTTACAAAAGTATGAGCCTGGTGATGTTTGTGTAGTAACAGGAGAAGTGTCAAACCGTAACCGTTCATTAGCAAACGGTAAGATCACATTAAGTCCAGAAGGTGCAGAACTATTAATAAATGAATTACAACAGTATCTTGTAAAATAA